A stretch of Anaeromyxobacter dehalogenans 2CP-1 DNA encodes these proteins:
- a CDS encoding helix-turn-helix domain-containing protein — protein MQVRTIQPGPALADLVRCFQIVEAPEEATRTLLPDPGAVVAFRYRGAAALVEGGETSRIPDASITGPRGTCRRIRTSAGGGLVVAKLREDGAARLMGVPVNELYGAVLPADALAPRAAVDRATAQVAEATTDEARVAAAEAFLLAVGRRAPDRLVGAAVQAIRARRGCLRIAGLARQLGVGQDALEKRFLGVVGTSPKQLASLLRLHHAVELHLGGASLSSAPYQAGYYDQSHFIREFRAVTGEPPGRYFAAGTHG, from the coding sequence GTGCAGGTGCGAACCATCCAGCCGGGACCGGCGCTCGCGGACCTCGTCCGCTGCTTCCAGATCGTGGAGGCGCCGGAGGAGGCGACGCGCACGCTCCTGCCCGACCCCGGCGCCGTCGTCGCGTTCCGGTACCGGGGCGCCGCCGCGCTCGTCGAGGGCGGGGAGACCTCGCGGATCCCGGATGCGTCGATCACCGGGCCGCGAGGAACGTGCCGGCGCATCCGGACGTCGGCGGGCGGCGGCCTGGTGGTGGCGAAGCTCCGCGAGGACGGCGCCGCCCGGCTCATGGGCGTCCCGGTGAACGAGCTGTACGGGGCCGTGCTGCCGGCGGACGCGCTCGCGCCGCGGGCCGCGGTGGACCGCGCCACCGCGCAGGTCGCGGAGGCAACGACGGACGAGGCGCGCGTCGCGGCCGCCGAGGCGTTCCTGCTGGCGGTCGGGCGCCGCGCGCCGGACCGGCTCGTCGGGGCCGCCGTCCAGGCGATCCGGGCGCGGCGCGGCTGCCTGCGGATCGCCGGGCTGGCCCGGCAGCTCGGGGTCGGCCAGGACGCGCTCGAGAAGCGCTTCCTCGGCGTGGTGGGCACCTCGCCCAAGCAGCTCGCGTCGCTCCTGCGCCTGCACCACGCGGTCGAGCTCCACCTCGGCGGCGCCTCGCTGTCGAGCGCGCCGTACCAGGCCGGCTACTACGACCAGTCGCACTTCATCCGCGAGTTCCGGGCCGTCACCGGCGAGCCGCCCGGGCGCTACTTCGCCGCGGGCACCCATGGCTGA
- a CDS encoding pyridoxamine 5'-phosphate oxidase family protein produces MGHRFAELAFTPSVRAVQEAMGSRAAYARMEAGPDHHDALGPDEAGFIAARDSFYLASVGETGWPYVQHRGGPPGFVRVLGPRTIGFADYRGNRQYVTVGNLAHDDRVALFFMDYPARTRLKLLGHARRVGPEDPALLAALAPSPAAARVERAFVVQVAAFDWNCSQHITPRWTAAEVEAAAAPLRARIEELERRLADALAAGEPGRR; encoded by the coding sequence ATGGGACACCGATTCGCCGAGCTCGCCTTCACGCCCTCGGTCCGCGCCGTTCAGGAGGCGATGGGGAGCCGGGCCGCGTACGCGCGGATGGAGGCCGGCCCCGACCACCACGACGCGCTCGGCCCGGACGAGGCCGGGTTCATCGCCGCGCGCGACAGCTTCTACCTCGCGAGCGTGGGCGAGACCGGCTGGCCCTACGTGCAGCACCGCGGCGGACCGCCGGGCTTCGTGCGCGTGCTCGGGCCGCGGACGATCGGGTTCGCCGACTACCGCGGCAACCGGCAGTACGTCACGGTCGGCAACCTCGCGCACGACGACCGGGTGGCGCTGTTCTTCATGGACTACCCGGCGCGCACGCGGCTGAAGCTGCTCGGGCACGCGCGGCGGGTGGGGCCGGAGGACCCGGCGCTCCTCGCGGCGCTCGCGCCCTCGCCCGCCGCGGCCCGGGTCGAGCGCGCCTTCGTGGTGCAGGTGGCGGCGTTCGACTGGAACTGCAGCCAGCACATCACGCCGCGGTGGACGGCGGCCGAGGTCGAGGCGGCGGCCGCGCCGCTGCGAGCCCGCATCGAGGAGCTGGAGCGGCGCCTCGCCGACGCGCTGGCGGCGGGCGAGCCGGGCCGACGCTGA
- a CDS encoding SDR family oxidoreductase, which translates to MTKPLEGKVALVAGATRAAGRGIAVELGAAGATVYCTGRSTRARRSEMDRPETIEETAELVTRAGGRGIAVAVDHLVPAEVRALVERIDREQGALHVLVNDIFGGTKMEWNKTVWESDLEYGLHTLRLAVDTHAITAHHALPLLIRSPGGLVVEVTDGTADYNARNYRVSFFYDLVKAANLRMAWSLGHELAPHRATAVALTPGWMRSEMMLEVFGVTEANWRDALAKEPHFAISETPAFVGRAVAALAGDPDVARWNGQSLSSGQLAKVYGFTDVDGSRPDAWRYMVEVQDPGKPADVTGYR; encoded by the coding sequence ATGACGAAGCCCCTGGAAGGAAAGGTTGCGCTCGTGGCCGGCGCGACGCGCGCCGCGGGGCGCGGGATCGCGGTCGAGCTCGGCGCCGCGGGCGCGACGGTGTACTGCACCGGCCGCAGCACGCGGGCGCGGCGCTCGGAGATGGACCGGCCCGAGACCATCGAGGAGACCGCCGAGCTCGTCACGCGCGCCGGCGGGCGCGGCATCGCGGTGGCGGTCGATCACCTGGTGCCGGCGGAGGTCCGCGCGCTGGTGGAGCGGATCGACCGCGAGCAGGGCGCGCTCCACGTGCTCGTGAACGACATCTTCGGCGGCACGAAGATGGAGTGGAACAAGACGGTCTGGGAGTCCGACCTCGAGTACGGCCTCCACACGCTCCGGCTCGCGGTGGACACGCACGCCATCACCGCGCACCACGCGCTGCCGCTGCTCATCCGCTCGCCGGGCGGGCTGGTGGTCGAGGTGACCGACGGCACCGCCGACTACAACGCCCGGAACTACCGCGTCTCGTTCTTCTACGACCTCGTCAAGGCCGCCAACCTGCGTATGGCCTGGTCGCTCGGGCACGAGCTCGCGCCGCACCGGGCGACCGCGGTCGCGCTCACCCCGGGCTGGATGCGGTCGGAAATGATGCTGGAGGTGTTCGGCGTCACGGAGGCGAACTGGCGCGACGCGCTGGCGAAGGAGCCGCACTTCGCCATCTCCGAGACGCCGGCCTTCGTCGGCCGGGCGGTGGCGGCGCTGGCGGGCGATCCGGACGTGGCGCGCTGGAACGGGCAGTCGCTCTCGAGCGGCCAGCTCGCGAAGGTCTACGGCTTCACCGACGTGGACGGGAGCCGGCCCGACGCGTGGCGCTACATGGTCGAGGTGCAGGATCCGGGGAAGCCGGCGGACGTGACCGGGTACCGGTGA
- a CDS encoding LysR family transcriptional regulator, producing the protein MDREQLAAFDQVAREASFTRAAIALGLGQPAVSARIRALEDQVGGALFTRGRRVSLTALGESLLPYARRALEVLSEGLEAARLAQIGQRGRVRLGTLGSVAGGLVGPALGAFVRGHPEVECLVRAGDHERIVALLLDGLVDLGIVTWPCPEPVAAELQDVLRFHEPVLLVARPGHPVTARPDLTEGELVRLGRPMFRLRWWQAPHPLLTRLAEQAGTPVEIPMETARALALEGAGVGFFVRTYVAEDLARGTLVEVAVRDLPPVFRDTALVRRRRGGPLSPAAAALVELLRRQAAALGVLAGGRGPVSARRRSRGAAPIRRRDRR; encoded by the coding sequence ATGGACCGGGAGCAGCTCGCGGCGTTCGACCAGGTGGCGCGGGAGGCGAGCTTCACCCGCGCAGCCATCGCGCTCGGCCTCGGGCAGCCCGCGGTCAGCGCGCGCATCCGGGCGCTGGAGGACCAGGTCGGGGGCGCGCTCTTCACGCGCGGCCGGCGGGTGTCGCTCACCGCGCTCGGCGAGAGCCTGCTGCCGTACGCGCGGCGCGCGCTCGAGGTCCTCTCCGAGGGGCTGGAGGCGGCGCGGCTGGCGCAGATCGGGCAGCGCGGCCGCGTGCGGCTCGGCACGCTCGGCTCGGTCGCGGGCGGGCTGGTGGGGCCGGCGCTGGGCGCGTTCGTCCGCGGCCACCCGGAGGTCGAGTGCCTGGTGCGGGCCGGCGACCACGAGCGGATCGTGGCGCTGCTGCTCGACGGGCTGGTCGATCTCGGGATCGTGACCTGGCCGTGCCCCGAGCCGGTCGCCGCCGAGCTGCAGGACGTGCTGCGGTTCCACGAGCCGGTGCTGCTGGTGGCGCGCCCCGGCCACCCCGTGACGGCGCGCCCGGACCTCACCGAGGGTGAGCTGGTCCGCCTGGGCCGGCCCATGTTCCGGCTGCGCTGGTGGCAGGCGCCCCACCCGCTCCTCACCCGCCTCGCCGAGCAGGCCGGCACGCCGGTGGAGATCCCCATGGAGACGGCGCGCGCGCTGGCGCTGGAGGGTGCAGGGGTCGGGTTCTTCGTGCGGACCTACGTCGCGGAGGACCTGGCGCGCGGCACGCTGGTGGAGGTCGCGGTGCGCGACCTCCCGCCCGTGTTCCGCGACACCGCGCTGGTGCGGCGCCGGCGCGGCGGCCCGCTCTCGCCGGCCGCGGCCGCGCTGGTGGAGCTGCTGCGCCGGCAGGCGGCGGCGCTCGGGGTGCTGGCGGGTGGGCGCGGCCCGGTCAGCGCGCGGCGCCGTTCCCGGGGGGCTGCTCCGATCCGCCGCCGGGACCGAAGGTGA
- the yedF gene encoding sulfurtransferase-like selenium metabolism protein YedF encodes MAGPAARTRRGAHCGGAMAEVTATQGGTVVVVNAEQMGRGDDGLGAKLLGNYLRTLASLEPKPEAIVFYNGAVRLLGPGSAHLEALRQLDDAGVDLLACITCLEFFQLTGKLEVGHVSNMREIAQRTLAAAKVITL; translated from the coding sequence ATGGCCGGTCCGGCGGCGCGCACGCGGCGCGGCGCGCATTGCGGAGGAGCGATGGCAGAGGTGACGGCGACGCAGGGCGGCACGGTGGTGGTGGTGAACGCCGAGCAGATGGGGCGCGGCGACGACGGGCTCGGGGCGAAGCTGCTCGGGAACTACCTGCGCACGCTCGCCTCGCTCGAGCCGAAGCCGGAGGCCATCGTCTTCTACAACGGCGCGGTGCGGCTGCTCGGGCCGGGCTCGGCGCACCTCGAGGCGCTGCGCCAGCTCGACGACGCGGGCGTGGACCTGCTCGCGTGCATCACCTGCCTCGAGTTCTTCCAGCTCACCGGCAAGCTCGAGGTCGGGCACGTCAGCAACATGCGCGAGATCGCGCAGCGCACGCTGGCGGCGGCGAAGGTGATCACCCTCTGA
- a CDS encoding LysR substrate-binding domain-containing protein: MDRLHQLQVFVAVAEAGGFARAGARLRLSPPAVTRAIAALEGRVGARLFNRTTRTVRPTEAGLRFLEPARRVLADLETAEREAAGEGAAPAGHLTLTASVTFGRWALAPVVRAFLGLHPGVTASLVLVDRVVNLVEEGVDVAVRIGQLPDSDLVARKVGEIRRVLVASPAYLRAHGAPSSPARLRAHAVIAFTGLHAGREWRFVDGGRQVAVPVAPRLVVNDALAALDAAEAGDGITLALSYMVAERIAAGRLVPVLGRFAPPPVPVQLVHPHARLVAPKVRAFVDFAAPRLAAAIAALPPIPERSPRSPRRPDRATRA, from the coding sequence ATGGACCGGCTGCACCAGCTCCAGGTGTTCGTGGCCGTGGCGGAGGCGGGCGGGTTCGCCCGGGCGGGCGCGCGGCTCCGCCTGTCGCCGCCCGCGGTGACGCGCGCGATCGCCGCGCTGGAGGGGCGGGTCGGCGCGCGCCTGTTCAACCGCACCACCCGCACGGTGCGGCCGACCGAGGCAGGGCTCCGGTTCCTCGAGCCCGCGCGCCGGGTGCTCGCGGACCTCGAGACCGCCGAGCGCGAGGCCGCCGGCGAGGGCGCGGCGCCCGCCGGCCACCTGACGCTCACCGCCTCGGTGACGTTCGGCCGGTGGGCGCTCGCGCCGGTGGTGCGCGCGTTCCTGGGCCTGCACCCGGGCGTCACCGCCTCGCTCGTGCTGGTGGACCGCGTCGTGAACCTGGTGGAGGAGGGGGTGGACGTGGCGGTGCGCATCGGGCAGCTCCCCGACTCCGACCTGGTGGCGCGGAAGGTCGGCGAGATCCGGCGGGTGCTGGTGGCGAGCCCGGCGTACCTGCGCGCGCACGGGGCCCCGTCCTCGCCCGCCCGGCTGCGAGCGCACGCGGTCATCGCGTTCACCGGCCTGCACGCCGGGCGCGAGTGGCGCTTCGTGGACGGCGGCCGGCAGGTGGCGGTGCCGGTCGCGCCGCGCCTGGTGGTGAACGACGCGCTCGCGGCGCTGGACGCCGCCGAGGCCGGCGACGGCATCACGCTCGCGCTCTCCTACATGGTGGCGGAGCGGATCGCCGCCGGGCGGCTCGTCCCGGTGCTGGGCCGCTTCGCCCCGCCGCCCGTGCCGGTCCAGCTCGTCCACCCGCACGCGCGGCTGGTCGCGCCCAAGGTGCGCGCGTTCGTGGACTTCGCCGCGCCGCGCCTCGCGGCGGCGATCGCGGCCCTGCCGCCCATCCCGGAGCGGTCGCCGAGATCGCCGCGGCGCCCGGACCGCGCTACTCGCGCATGA
- a CDS encoding antibiotic biosynthesis monooxygenase family protein, translating to MTKLTTPLENDPSLQFRIDAFEVPEDARAEFEAAMRANLEVLAGLPGFRGHLVFRQTGGPSRFGLITLAVWESRAALDAAATAVRAHSERIGFDRTAALARWRVRSELGGYEVLRPPA from the coding sequence ATGACCAAGCTCACCACCCCGCTCGAGAACGATCCTTCCCTGCAGTTCCGCATCGACGCGTTCGAGGTCCCCGAGGACGCGCGCGCCGAGTTCGAGGCCGCGATGCGCGCCAACCTCGAGGTCCTCGCCGGCCTGCCCGGCTTCCGCGGGCACCTCGTGTTCCGCCAGACCGGCGGGCCCTCGCGCTTCGGCCTCATCACGCTCGCGGTGTGGGAGAGCCGGGCGGCGCTCGACGCCGCCGCCACGGCGGTCCGCGCGCACTCCGAGCGGATCGGCTTCGACCGGACCGCGGCGCTGGCCCGGTGGCGGGTCCGGTCCGAGCTGGGCGGCTACGAGGTGCTGCGCCCGCCGGCGTAG
- a CDS encoding alpha/beta hydrolase, whose amino-acid sequence MTSRPALPLVHVVRPPRVPSAHPPLLVLLHGIGADERDLLPLAAHLDPRFLVVSLRAPHEAEPMGFAWYAIDWRTSPPRHDAAQAAASVDTLVAFLAGAPAALGTDPARTFLFGFSQGAAMSLAAALARPDLVRGAVLHSGRPLPGQPAPAGELAGLEVLVLHGRADPVLPPEHGRAIRDLLAPALGPRLVHRELDGAHEVTAETLGEAARWLSARLG is encoded by the coding sequence ATGACCTCCCGACCCGCGCTGCCGCTCGTCCACGTGGTGCGCCCGCCGCGCGTCCCGTCCGCGCACCCGCCGCTGCTGGTGCTGCTGCACGGCATCGGCGCCGACGAGCGCGACCTGCTGCCGCTCGCCGCCCACCTCGATCCGCGCTTCCTCGTCGTGTCGCTCCGCGCGCCGCACGAGGCCGAGCCCATGGGCTTCGCCTGGTACGCCATCGACTGGCGGACGTCACCGCCGCGCCACGACGCGGCGCAGGCGGCCGCCAGCGTCGACACCCTGGTGGCGTTCCTGGCGGGCGCGCCGGCCGCGCTCGGCACCGACCCCGCGCGAACGTTCCTGTTCGGCTTCAGCCAGGGCGCGGCCATGTCGCTCGCGGCGGCCCTGGCGCGCCCGGACCTGGTGCGCGGCGCGGTGCTCCACTCCGGCCGCCCGCTCCCGGGCCAGCCCGCGCCCGCGGGCGAGCTGGCCGGCCTGGAGGTGCTGGTGCTGCACGGGCGCGCCGACCCGGTGCTGCCGCCGGAGCACGGCCGCGCCATCCGCGACCTGCTCGCCCCCGCGCTCGGCCCGCGCCTCGTCCACCGCGAGCTCGACGGCGCGCACGAGGTCACCGCCGAGACGCTGGGCGAGGCGGCGCGCTGGCTCTCGGCGCGCCTGGGATAG
- a CDS encoding arsinothricin resistance N-acetyltransferase ArsN1 family B → MRQIRMATLDDAGDVAEIYGAVVAGTPISFELEPPGPGEMARRMAAVLELAPWLVCEEDGRVDGYVYASRHHDRAAYRWSVDVTVYVRDGRRRGGLGRALYTALLELLRAQGFHAAHAGITLPNAGSVGLHEALGFRPIGVYPRVGWKMGAWHDVGYWQLELRERTRAPGPILAVDALRRSPAWDRALAAGQVLLAR, encoded by the coding sequence ATGAGGCAGATCCGGATGGCCACGCTCGACGACGCCGGGGACGTCGCGGAGATCTACGGCGCGGTGGTGGCGGGCACGCCCATCTCGTTCGAGCTGGAGCCGCCCGGTCCCGGGGAGATGGCGCGCCGGATGGCGGCGGTGCTCGAGCTGGCGCCGTGGCTGGTGTGCGAGGAGGACGGCCGGGTGGACGGGTACGTCTACGCCTCGCGCCACCACGATCGCGCTGCCTACCGCTGGAGCGTGGACGTGACGGTGTACGTGCGCGACGGCCGCCGCCGCGGCGGCCTCGGGCGCGCGCTCTACACCGCGCTGCTCGAGCTGCTCCGCGCGCAGGGGTTCCACGCCGCCCACGCCGGGATCACGCTGCCGAACGCCGGGAGCGTGGGGCTGCACGAGGCGCTCGGCTTCCGGCCCATCGGCGTGTACCCGCGCGTCGGCTGGAAGATGGGCGCGTGGCACGACGTCGGCTACTGGCAGCTCGAGCTGCGCGAGCGCACCCGCGCCCCGGGGCCGATCCTCGCGGTGGATGCGCTCCGGCGCTCGCCGGCGTGGGATCGCGCCCTCGCCGCCGGCCAGGTGCTGCTCGCGCGGTAG
- a CDS encoding alpha/beta fold hydrolase, translated as MIPIPPTRRPARPLAAALLAALALAPAALPSRTAAASAGPATGAVQVRYRTANIDGVEVFYREAGRPGAPAILLLHGFPTSSHMFRNLIPALADRYHVIAPDYPGFGHSAMPARDAFSYTFDRYAQVVEALTERLGLRRYALYVMDYGAPVGFRLATAHPERVTALVVQNGNAYDEGIRDFWDPIKAYWASGSAADREAIRWLTSPKATHWQYTNGVPDPSLVSPDTWTVDQARLDRPGNQEIQLDLFYDYRTNLPLYPAWQAYFRAHRPPTLVVWGKNDAIFVAAGAEPYRRDNPSAEIHLLDTGHFALETHGPEIARRIREFLGRAVPAKAAAN; from the coding sequence GTGATCCCCATCCCCCCGACCCGCCGCCCCGCGCGGCCCCTCGCCGCGGCGCTCCTCGCGGCGCTGGCGCTCGCCCCGGCCGCGCTGCCGTCCCGCACCGCCGCCGCGTCCGCGGGCCCGGCGACGGGCGCCGTGCAGGTCCGCTACCGCACCGCCAACATCGACGGCGTGGAGGTCTTCTACCGGGAGGCCGGCCGCCCCGGCGCGCCGGCGATTCTCCTGCTGCACGGCTTCCCGACGTCCTCGCACATGTTCCGGAACCTCATCCCGGCGCTCGCGGACCGCTACCACGTCATCGCGCCCGACTACCCCGGCTTCGGCCACTCCGCCATGCCGGCCCGCGACGCGTTCTCGTACACGTTCGACCGCTACGCGCAGGTGGTGGAGGCGCTCACCGAGCGGCTCGGGCTCCGGCGCTACGCGCTCTACGTGATGGACTACGGCGCGCCGGTGGGGTTCCGGCTCGCCACCGCACACCCGGAGCGCGTGACCGCGCTCGTGGTCCAGAACGGCAACGCGTACGACGAGGGCATCCGCGACTTCTGGGATCCCATCAAGGCGTACTGGGCCTCGGGCAGCGCCGCGGACCGCGAGGCGATTCGCTGGCTCACCTCGCCGAAGGCGACGCACTGGCAGTACACGAACGGCGTGCCCGACCCGTCGCTCGTCAGCCCCGACACCTGGACGGTGGACCAGGCGCGGCTCGACCGGCCCGGGAACCAGGAGATCCAGCTCGACCTGTTCTACGACTACCGCACCAACCTCCCGCTCTACCCGGCGTGGCAGGCCTACTTCCGGGCGCACCGCCCGCCCACGCTGGTGGTGTGGGGGAAGAACGACGCCATCTTCGTCGCCGCCGGCGCGGAGCCGTACCGGCGCGACAACCCTTCGGCGGAGATCCACCTGCTCGACACCGGCCACTTCGCGCTGGAGACGCACGGGCCGGAGATCGCGCGGCGCATCCGCGAGTTCCTGGGGCGGGCGGTGCCGGCGAAGGCGGCGGCGAACTGA